A stretch of the Rosa rugosa chromosome 5, drRosRugo1.1, whole genome shotgun sequence genome encodes the following:
- the LOC133708978 gene encoding uncharacterized protein LOC133708978, with protein MPDGYSSNIASRVSLEDNKILNLKSHDCHVLIQQLLSLALRGLLPKGPRVAIFRLCASLNLLCQRVIDIKKVELLDKELPETLCMLERFFPPSFFDVMVHLTIHLAQQVLIVGPVQFCWMFPFERCIAEKYLAEEITRFCDGYIKEAAEIGVQHKCNEYCEDEIILEGKPIGPKKLRQLTPTMWEIAHRYKTKALDPLDLLSLSPLSILEPSRSSLFVRPQRRWRSRHSCCAGGTTSTSRLSGKTASSTLSAQPNPLGSSVALREIRVRIGARSSLIQTHLQFKASRPGDIDEREVVTPDVMTKYFIGVTLKERSPDGVGTLVDVGLSKNVVVVQVLDPGARVTVAMGDSWNLDADISRQVVSSSKPREEAGMYWGYKVHYASNITSVMIECPYEGGYII; from the exons ATGCCGGATGGGTACAGCTCTAATATTGCAAGTAGAGTGTCATTAGAGGACAATAAGATTCTGAACCTAAAGTCTCATGATTGCCATGTCCTAATACAACAATTGTTGTCATTAGCACTACGAGGATTGCTACCAAAGGGACCAAGGGTTGCTATCTTTCGGTTATGTGCTTCTCTGAATTTGCTATGCCAAAGGGTGATTGATATAAAGAAAGTAGAACTACTAGATAAAGAGCTTCCAGAAACTTTGTGCATGCTGGAGAGGTTTTTTCCTCCTTCTTTCTTTGATGTTATGGTCCACCTAACCATTCACCTTGCACAACAAGTTCTGATTGTTGGTCCGGTGCAATTTTGCTGGATGTTCCCTTTTGAAAG ATGTATAGCAGAGAAGTATCTAGCTGAAGAGATAACACGCTTTTGTGATGGGTACATCAAAGAAGCTGCTGAAATAGGTGTTCAACATAAATGTAATGAATATTGTGAAGATGAAATTATATTAGAAGGGAAGCCTATTGGTCCGAAGAAGTTAAGACAGTTGACTCCTACTATGTGGGAGATTGCTCATCGTTAT aaaacaaaagctcTCGACCCTCTCGaccttctctctctcagtcCTCTCTCAATTCTTGAACCCTCTAGGTCCTCTCTCTTTGTCAGACCTCAGCGCCGATGGAGGTCGCGGCATTCGTGCTGCGCTGGTGGGACGACATCAACGAGTCGACTCAGTGGCAAGACCGCATCTTCTACGCTCTCTGCACAGCCGAACCCCCTCGGCTCCTCCGTCGctctg CGAGAGATTAGGGTTCGAATTGGGGCTCGCTCTTCACTTATCCAAACCCACCTCCAATTCAAGGCTTCTCGACCTGGTGATATTGATGAGCGCGAGGTTGTTACTCCTGATGTCATGACCAAGTATTTCATAG GTGTCACACTAAAGGAAAGATCTCCAGACGGTGTTGGGACGTTAGTTGATGTGGGCTTGAGTAAG AATGTCGTCGTTGTTCAAGTACTTGATCCTGGAGCAAGAGTTACAGTGGCTATGGGAGACAGTTGGAATTTGGATGCTG ATATATCACGGCAGGTTGTATCATCATCCAAGCCAAGGGAAGAAGCAGGGATGTATTGGGGGTACAAAGTGCACTATGCTTCCAATATCACTTCAGTAATGATTGAATGTCCATACGAG GGTGGCTATATCATTTGA